The Anaplasma platys genome segment ATATGCAGCAAGGGTTGCAACAAGTGTTTTTCCCTCGCCAGTCTTCATTTCGGCAATCATGCCATGATGTAGTGCAATGCCGCCTACCAACTGTACATCAAAATGTCTCATGCCCAGCACTCTGCGTGAGGCTTCTCTAACCACAGCAAAGGCTGGCACCAAAAGGCTATCTACCGTGTCTTTCCCGCTGTCCAACCTTTCCCTGAACGCTGCCGTTTTGGAGAACAATTCCTCATCGGTGAGGGCAGCCATTTCATCTTCCAGCCGGTTTATGTCCTTTACTATTTTGCGGAAAGATGCCTCGCGGGCCCCGAAGCTACTATGCCAGAACACACGCTTTGCTATATTCCACATAAGAACGACTCTTGAACACAGGAGGAAGAATTATATGCGCAAGCGCTGAAAAGCACAACAGAATTGGATGCTAGGTAATATTGGCTATAGGCCGGAGCTTTCTAAACGATAACCCCATGTTTAGCGCTGTTAGTAACGGATTAGTTACTAGTTAGCAGCTTTGGGCACCATTGGGGTGTTTTTATAGGTTAACCGGTCAATGAACTAGCAATGTTGTGCCTGAGGTAATTTTCACGACTTGCACACTTAGAATTGTGCCATTAATGGCTGCACAAAATAATGTGAGTGCTCTCCCGATGCTTCTTTAGGTTCATACAACACATGGCCAAATGGGGTTCTGGTAGTGGTAAAGCGCCCTATGCTTGGATTGCATACTGCCCAAATTAAATTCCAGCAGTGTAATGTGTTTTAGTGCGGTACAAAAGACCGCTTCAGAGGACGCTCGCCGGTGCCCCCATCTCTCTCTATAGGTTTGCCGGCAATTATATTGGCAATGTCTTCTCCGGTCAGTGTCTCGAACTCCAGTAAACTCTCTGCTATGGCGTGCAAAGCTTCAGAATGCTCGGTGAGCATTTCTTTAGCGCCGGTTAGGGCGGCGCAAACTATAGACTTGACTTCGTCATCTACCAGGTTTGCCAGGTTGGAAGAGATTCGCTCATTTCCTTCGTCGCTATGATACAGCGGTCCTACAGCGTCACTCATACCCCACTTCATTACCATTGCTTTGGCAAGTTCTGTTGCCTGTTTTATATCAGATGATGCTCCGCTAGTCACTTTGTCGTATCCAAAAATCAGTTCCTCAGCAGCCCGCCCACCCATCGCGACTTTTAGATCAGCCAGCATCTTCTCACGTGTCATCGACACTCTATCAGTTTCGGGCAATCTCATAACCAGCCCCAATGACCTACCGCGAGGGATTATTGTAGCCTTGTGGATTGGATCAGACGCAGGGCAATGAAAGGCAATTACTGCGTGTCCAGCTTCATGGTACGCGGTAAGCTTGCGCTCTTCTTCACGCATAACCAACGACTTCTTTTCTGCTCCCATCATCACCTTGTCGCGTGCGTATTCAAAATCGCTCATGGTGACAATTTTCTTATTCATCCGCGCGGCGATCAACGCAGCCTCATTGACCAAATTGGCCAGGTCAGCCCCAGAGAATCCAGGAGTACCCCGTGCCACAACGCGTATGTCAACATCAGGGGCTAGAGGAACCTTCTTTGAATGGACACCCAATATTTTCTCTCTTCCATTTATGTCCGGAACAGAGATGGTAACTTGTCTGTCAAACCGTCCAGGCCGGAGTAGGGCAGGGTCCAGCACATCGGGACGGTTGGTTGCTGCAATTATTATCACGCCTTCATTGGATTCAAACCCATCCATCTCAACTAGCAACTGATTTAAAGTTTGTTCCCGTTCGTCATTGCCGCCTCCTAGCCCTATGCCACGATGACGTCCCACAGCGTCAATTTCATCTATGAAGATAATACAAGGTGCATGCTTCTTGCCCTGTTCGAACATGTCACGTACCCTACTTGCGCCGACGCCGACAAACATCTCCACGAAGTCTGACCCAGAAATGCTGAAAAACGGGACGTTAGCCTCGCCGGCTATGGCTCTGGCTAGCAGGGTTTTTCCGGTTCCTGGTGATCCAATAAGCAAACAGCCCTTGGGAATCTTTCCGCCAAGTTTCTGAAACTTTTGCCGATGCTTTAAGAATTCAACAATCTCCACAAGCTCTTCTTTGGCCTCGTCTATGCCTGCTACATCGTCAAAGGTAACCTTACCCCTATGGTCTGAAAGTAACCTGGCGCGAGACTTACTAAAGCTCATTGTCCGGTTGCCGCCAATTTGCAGTTGTTTTAGAAAAAGGCACCATATGACCACTAGCGATAGCATTGGCAAGCAAGATACCAGGAGGCTACCTAGGATGCTTAGGAACGTCTCATCCGAAGCAAACTCAAACATTACCCGATTAGCGTGCAAGTTTTTGATCAGGCTATCGTAGATTACGCCACTAGTTCGGAACTTTTCGCCAGTGATAAACCTACCGTAGATGTCACGCTCTGTTATCCTCACACTTGCAACGCTTCCCTCGTCGAGCTTAACCAGGAATTCCGAGAATGGTATGCTCAGCTCTTTTGTGCCGATGAACTTGTCACCAAAGTTTGTATACAGCATGGCAGCAAGCGCTATTACGGCTGACCAAACAATCAACCCCTCGATCACTTTTCTAAAGTTCACTGCAAGCGACTCCTGAATAGTTAAAGCTGATTACAAACTAGGCCAATTAACCTTTCCCTGAGTAAGACCCTCTCAAGTCTAATGGAAGGGATACCATGTATGCCGTCTTTTTGCAATGGATAAGCAATAACTTCACCACGGTAGACCAGTACAGGCAGCCCTTTAACAACGTCTCTGTTAATATAGCGTAAAGAATCGGGTATGGGCGCAGTGTTAAGTGGTGCTACCCACAGTTCTAGGCTCAGGTCGGTAGCAACGAGATTAGGCTTCCCAGTGTCTTCGCTGAAATCCTGGAGTTTATTGTGTGACAGCGCCTGTATCGCCCGCTGCACGCTTTCATGGTTTATATCATGAAAGCTTAACTCGAATCTGTTGTCCCACGAAATGCAAGTTTGCCCATTTATTGGCTTTGTCTTGCTGATCTGCGCCACCTCCCGGGCAACTATCACCTCATTTTCTGTCACATTGATAACCTTGCAACCTGATATGGTGAAGGGGCTAAAATCCCGCCCTTCCCAGATTTTACAAAATGCTGGTAAGAACTTCGCATACCTCGGTTTTAAGTCTTTGTTGCCTATCGTCATAAAGACATACAGGAGTAATCTTCTTGCTACTTCTTCTGGAACACTACGGAAAACGCCAGCTCTGATTGTTAAGTATCCCAGGGAGTTGAACTCTAGACACTTTTCAGCTGCTTCTTGTAGGTAATACATAATGCACCTAAG includes the following:
- the ftsH gene encoding ATP-dependent zinc metalloprotease FtsH, coding for MNFRKVIEGLIVWSAVIALAAMLYTNFGDKFIGTKELSIPFSEFLVKLDEGSVASVRITERDIYGRFITGEKFRTSGVIYDSLIKNLHANRVMFEFASDETFLSILGSLLVSCLPMLSLVVIWCLFLKQLQIGGNRTMSFSKSRARLLSDHRGKVTFDDVAGIDEAKEELVEIVEFLKHRQKFQKLGGKIPKGCLLIGSPGTGKTLLARAIAGEANVPFFSISGSDFVEMFVGVGASRVRDMFEQGKKHAPCIIFIDEIDAVGRHRGIGLGGGNDEREQTLNQLLVEMDGFESNEGVIIIAATNRPDVLDPALLRPGRFDRQVTISVPDINGREKILGVHSKKVPLAPDVDIRVVARGTPGFSGADLANLVNEAALIAARMNKKIVTMSDFEYARDKVMMGAEKKSLVMREEERKLTAYHEAGHAVIAFHCPASDPIHKATIIPRGRSLGLVMRLPETDRVSMTREKMLADLKVAMGGRAAEELIFGYDKVTSGASSDIKQATELAKAMVMKWGMSDAVGPLYHSDEGNERISSNLANLVDDEVKSIVCAALTGAKEMLTEHSEALHAIAESLLEFETLTGEDIANIIAGKPIERDGGTGERPLKRSFVPH
- the tilS gene encoding tRNA lysidine(34) synthetase TilS, producing MTFESRSLEKLYSMVPPEPYAVAVSGGIDSMTLMLLIALCHKTRSVRLPTILTVNHGFRAEAVKEVEFVRAQALELGLECHILQTNRSVTNKSQATAREIRYGLIGQWCLAHGVQHVLTAHTKNDQAETVLLHLERGSGLDGLAGMYERSTRDNFVIVRPLLDFTREEILEYARAKQLSWIEDPSNDSPKYQRTFYRRFVRDHEEPETLVNRLCTTAQHMQKALRCIMYYLQEAAEKCLEFNSLGYLTIRAGVFRSVPEEVARRLLLYVFMTIGNKDLKPRYAKFLPAFCKIWEGRDFSPFTISGCKVINVTENEVIVAREVAQISKTKPINGQTCISWDNRFELSFHDINHESVQRAIQALSHNKLQDFSEDTGKPNLVATDLSLELWVAPLNTAPIPDSLRYINRDVVKGLPVLVYRGEVIAYPLQKDGIHGIPSIRLERVLLRERLIGLVCNQL